The Fusarium keratoplasticum isolate Fu6.1 chromosome 4, whole genome shotgun sequence genome contains the following window.
ATTTTACCTATTGGGCTTTACTTTGAGGATGGCATTTCCCATGACATACTTCATGCGTGCTTTGGTGTATTCAGGGCGCTTGTAACGGTTCGAATTCATGTTCTAAACACCAcatcatggcgttgatgtAGTTCGGTATAGTCTATATATATTGCCAGTTGATAACCCTTCCAAACTCCATAGATGAAACGGAATGCCAATTCATAATTTCGTCAAGTGTATACTTTACTTTAGTCCAAAGCCCTCACTCTCACGGACGGCCGTCCACAGCAACTTTTCCAGCCTCTTCTTGGACTCGTATCGTGAGAGGGACAGCATGTTGAAGCATGTTCTGGCAATGGGGAACCtgccctcatcttctccgaGGCAGGAAATCTTGATGGGTAACACAGCGGCGCCCATAGCGGGGATTCGGTCACTACCGGTAATGAACAGCAACAATTTGCGCTGGTCTTCAGGGGTGGCCGCTTTGAACGTCTCCCAGAACCAGTCGATAACAGGTTCGGAACCATCTGGCTTCTTGCTGCCCCAATTATCGTACTCAGCAACACCCCGTAGGGAATCAATATCGAGGGCCTCATCTGACCCTCGCACAAGAAGCTCAATCTCTTCCGGTCGGAACAGGGACAGGGCATTACCTCCGCACACAGTGTAGAAGCCCCTCTTGAAAGGCTCAAACTGCCTCGTCACGGACACATCAATGATGTACCGCACGTAAAGGTCCACATATTCTCGCCGATTATTGTTTGTAACGGGAATGCGTTCACCTCCTGGGCAAAGAGGAACCTCGACGGTAGTGCCATACTTCTCCGTCTCGATGACAAAATCGAGGGCAAAGGTTTCCTCCACATTGCCCTCATACTCGAGCAGTTGTCGAAGTCCTCGAGCCAGTCCAGGTCGGTATTCAGCAAGATCCTCGAGAGTATATCGCATAGGGGGCCTGGGGTGGGAAGAGGCTCCTGTACCCTGAGTAGGAGCCGATGCGATGAGTTTCCGGAAAGCAAAGGGTGGGAGAGCCAGGTCCAAAATGGTTGAGTTGTAAATAGCCAAGCCCatgacaacaccaaccaagAAGAACTGGTCTGATGTCTCGAACGAGTTGGGGTTGAAATAGCAATGCTGAGAGTCCTCGTCATAGATAAACATCCCTGGCACAATGTTAGCTTGATTTGATGACGCCGAAAGCAGCTTCTCTCACCATGGTCGGGATTGAAAACTTCTCTAACGAGAAGCAAAAACCATTCCTTGCGTAAACCGCCAGCATCGactccctcctcgcccttgaaaGTAATGCGAAGGCCTTTCTTGATGTCCTCGCTCCCGCTTCCAATGACCTCACTGACAGCCTTGAGACTGTCGTCGACCAAGCAATCTCGTCGTACGTTGAGTTCGAGGAACTGATTGATGGCCTTGCGACTCATGATACTATCAAAGAAGGCGTCTCGGGCTTTGCTCTGCATCTGACGACGAGCATCATGCTCAAGGATGTGGTTCTTGGCCCATATGCTAAGGAGGAATGGGTACTGGCAGAACGAGAATTTTCCTCTCCGAGCTTCCCAGTTCTCAAAGTCGGCAATCAGATCAGTATAATCAATCATGGAGTTATAAAAGTCGCTCGTCGGCAGCACCTGTCCGTGAGAATGAACAGCATCTCGACTCGACCCGGTGCCGTTCTTGCTAGTGATCGGCGGTGCGTCTTCACTCCGTCTCCCATGAGGGAGGTTGTTGGCGGCAAAGAGGAGAGCCAGAACTCGTGAAGAGGCCTTTATCTGCCAATCGTCGCTGTACACAATCTTCTTTTCAggctccttggtcttctttgAGGAGCCAGAGCGGTTGATTTCGTCGTAGAGATAGGCCCCCGAGCGTCCTTCTTGCATCTGTGGGATGAGGCCAGCCGTTATGTCAACTCTGACTTCTCGTTTCTTGTCCCTTTGGCGCAGCATGCGGTATGTGAGGAAGCCAGAAGCCAGCTCCTTCGTCCTTGTAAATCGAGAGGGGTGATGTCTCGCAAACCAGGTGATCAATTGGTTGTGGCATTCAACCGATGAGTTGGAGATCAACCCAACGATGCGCTTGATGATTCCAGAATGTTGGCCAGATAGGAGGCCAGTTTCGGGAGTCCCCGTTTTCCCAGAGCGTGTCTCTTTAGCTGCTGGCGGCTTGGTATCCGGCTGGAGGATTCCGCCAAATGATTGCTGGTCTTCGTAAAGGAGTGGGTTTTCAAGCAGTATGAGAAGAAACCGCAGGTCTACCGGGTCCTTCAGGGGCCTCCCGGGTCGCTTAAGGAGCATTTCTGTTGCTTTGAGTAGCACACGTCGAGCATGCTCTTGGCCCTGCAAAAGATCTCGCTCGAAAGACTGCAGCTCTCGTGCAGTAGGCGGCTGGAAGTCATCAGCCCGAGAAAACTCTTCATATACAACGAACCAGCCGGCGGCAGTGTTTACGACAGCGCTGTACCAGCCCATCAAATCACCCCAATTCATCTGCGGGGTCTTGGTAATAGCTGGAACGCTTGAAAAGCTACGCTCATTTCGATGTGTTGGTGGTCTCCGAGATCGcgcctcctcctggctgCCAGTCCACCACGTTCCATTCTCTGCAAAGTCGCCCAGTAGAAGCAGCTTCGGATCAAGATCCCACATTCCCTCATCTCCTTGGGGATTGCTTCGCTCTTCTCGCTGTTCGCGCGCTTGCCGGTTTTCTGAAGGCTCCCGACGATGCTCTCGTTGCTCTCGATGCTCGTGTTGCGCTACAGGCCTTCGGCGGGTTGATTCACTTCCCCCTCTTGggggatggcgatggtgatgggtcATGAATGACGAGTTGATGCATTCAAATGAGCCGAAACAGGCAACTAAGTAGTCTTCCAGCGGTTTGAATATTCGCTTAGGATCGCTGTCGTCTGTCGTCGAGGGTGGAGCGTGGTGGTCCTTGGACCCATCGCCTGACAAGATGTTCTGTACTGGAGGTTTTTCTGTGTATGAAGACGAGTAAGATCGAGCAATAGGCGCAGAATTCGTTCGCTGAGCGCTGGCTCGTAGGGTTGGTTCCTCATCGAATACATAATGTGACACATGTATAGTGGGAGATTTGGATGGAGCGGACACCTCCTGTCTTGAATCTATCACCACGGGTTTATGGCCAGCAGCTTGCATTCGGCTGCTGAACGATAGTCTATTCTTCGAATGATTTTGAGCATCGTGCGCGGGTTTAGGAACTCGATGTAGTTTCTTGGACAAGTACGAACGAATGGATTGCTGAACAAGTCGTCTCGTTTGCTCGATCGAGATATGCGGGACTGCATCGCTATCAGCAATTGATCCAAACCGTTTCCGCGAACGCCTACCTCTTGCCGGAGAGGGTTGGGGTGCGCCAGGGGGGCCTTGGCTTGCATCGCGGCGCGTTCTCGAGGTGACATTGTCCGCACTTAGCGGCTCCAGGTCATTGACAGTGGTACAGATGGTGCACTTGAAAACCTTGAGGTCCCTCGGCCACCGCACTAGGGAACCACAGGTCATGCAGTTTCCCGTCGCAAAGTCCTTGCTCCCTGCAGGACCCCCTCGAGTATGGGACGGATTCCGGGCGTGGTTCTTGGGCGCTTGTCGAGGCATTGCGGCGTCATCATCTGTAAAGCCCAAGTCGGGCGGAGGCGCGCCGACAGAgttctgcctcttcttcttgccactaaagagagaagggaagggCTGGCTCATAGAGCGCGTGTGCTGGGGCCGGCGAGCAGGCTTGGACGGTGGTCGCGAGGGGTGAAAGTCGGAGTCGTCGGAGCTCGAGTCGGCGTTGGCATTGGAGATGGACAGGTCAAAGTTGCGACCATGCGGTGTCGGTGGCAGCGCTGTCGAATAGACTGCGTTGAGAGTCGTGGGTGTGTGTAGAGCGGTGTTGTGAATTCGACTGATGAGGTCACCAGAAGAGTTGTTGTTGGGTTGAGACCCACGACGAGTCGACCAGGGAGCCATTTCCAGGGAAGCCGCCGAGGATCAAGGGAGCTGGTGTGATGGTCACGGGACGGTCGTCTAGTTAGGGGGAGAGCCCTTCAGCTCGAATTTGGCGGCGGTGACAGGAAAGAGAAAGACGATGACTTCggaaggaaaaagaagagtgtctcttctccctcaagaAAGCATCATCAAAAGTCTGCGAGTCCAAAATTGGAAGCAagcctcatcgacgccaGGTACGCCAGGGTGTCAGGGGAACCGGGCATAAGCAACCTCGAGGGATACGGTACACAGACGTTCAGTTCAGCTTTGTCCCCGTCGAGTTCCAGGGATGGATGCAAAGAAAAGGTCAACATTCAGGCGAAGGAGTGGTGAACTGATGTCGTTAAACAATCCCGCGGATGCGGTTGGTGAAACAATGGACGAAAGCCAGCTCAGTACAAGAATAGCTTGCTCAACGTGGTGACGATACAGTGGGCTACAAGCGGCCGACCAGCTTCCGGCTTATCAACTGCGACCAAGATATCCTGGCTTCTGGTGGACGAATTCGCCCAGAGCGTCTTGCGCGTTCCGCCGTATCCGTCATTCACGGGCATGGGAATCCAATCGAGGGTCGGGTTTAGACGCCCAGAAGCAGGGGGTCAAGAGGAACCGCGACGAATACGGACGgacattgccaaggaggcGTGGAGTTCCAAGCGGCCGCTCAGGAATGAAGTGGACAAGCAAAATGCAGGATTGACATTTGCTTATCCGAGCTTGGACGGAGACGCACCATGGGACGggctcctccttggctgcTACCGGGAATGCGCTTATACACGATCTCGAGTGCAGCGTTGGACCTCGTATTCTCCCATTTTCACTTCATTTATAGCTTCGCCCAATGAGCGCGAGAGCCGTCACCGCATCTGGACTTGCTACTACAAGGGTAGTAGCACGACAGTTTCTATGATAGTTGCCCGCTCATGTCATCAACTGCACGCTCCTTCAAGGGGAACTGCTCGGAGTAATCTCCAGGAGATGCTGACCTGCAAACATGGACCAGATTCAAATCCCGGATCCGAAAAAAGAGACGAGATGAAACGAGATGCAGGGGCTCTGTTAAGCCATTGACGATCCCCGCAAAATTACCCCTGGCGGCCGATGTTTGTGGCGGCCGAAGGACGGGACCCGTCCATCACGGGCAGCCAGTGGAGGGCGCCAGCGAAGCGGCCGAAGCCGGCACCCGGCCGGGCCTTGAAGTTGTTGTCTATCACCTCACGATTCGTGTCTTTAATCAGTGATTCACCATGTCGTATCCTTCCCTGTCGGTTATTTGGACGCAAATGATATGTGATCCCTTCTTGACGAGTTACCTGACACGATCGTCTCAACTGGTTAGCCGAGGACAGCAATCCATGATTAATCTCCATGTTGATAGCCGACCTTCGGTTGCGTAAAGTATGATGGCCATAACCTATCACTAGCGGTTCAATTCCCAAGCCAGTGTGAATACAGCATCTTCGCAAACGTAATCTGGGAGCACTGTGGCGTGGTAACGTGGGAATTGAGAGTCCAATCGGCGATTTACCCTCTGAGTTGATGAATCAACACGTAGAACAGGGGTTTGTCTTGACACACCAGGACAACATCAACCCCAGCAGGTCACAGGAAATTATACGGGCTGCACATACGGATACTGACTGAACAACTCTAGTCTATCAACAGGACTCTACTCTGATATCCACAAACTCCAGATAAGCTGGGTTTCTAGTTAACCTTAACTCAACTTGAGCCTCACAACATTACGGGAAACTACCCTAGACACTGAGTCTAAACACAAGTCCGTGCAGTTTTTATGCAAGGATCTATGTTTATAGAATCACTGTAGGCTTTTATTCTCATGCATTCGATTGCCTTGCAACTCGGTGGCTGTGATCGCTTGGTATTCATGCTAATAGATATATCCAGAGTGTGCCCAATTCACGTTGTCAAAACCAGTCCCTTGTTATCCAAGCCTACACCGCAACGCCAAATGAACCTTCACACAGTTCCGCCCGTGCCGGTCATGACGCGACATGCTTCCCGAGATCATGTCATTTCAATGCTGGAGCAGCTCCACAAACTCCGGTCTCAACCCAAAGATAAcatcaatctccttgatcgTCTCGCTGCACCATGATCTCCCCTCCACACCGACTCCCACCAGCCTGGCCATATCTGATGGTGCCACCCCAGGTCGCGTCGTGCCATGCAGCGTGTAGTCGGCCTGCCCCCGGACAATGTTCAGATCGCCCCTCAGCTCTGCCATGGTTTCGCCTCGGGTGTTGCGCAGCTCAAAGATGCAGTGACCGTGATCGATCTCCACAGGACTCGGATTATCTAGGTGAAAGGTCGCCACAATGCCATTATCACTGGAGCGTGatagcttcttgagctccatTTGCGGCCCGTTCATACACTGCAGTGGGATATCGAGGCACATTTCGCAACCCGACGAGGTGCCCAAGGCTCCAACAGTGCACCAGCCATTGTCGAGCTGGAAACTGCTATCGCTGTCGAGCATGAGGCTTCGGATGAATGTTCGAAAGGCTGTCATATCGGTAATGTCGATGCGCTGTTCTTTGACTAGGACTTTGGTACCCCAAAAGCTCGTCTGGACTTCAGGCAACTCCACCGTGCCAAAGCTGAAACCATTGAAGGAAAGTTCGACGTCCATAGCGCCGATGATACTGGAAATGGCACCAGAGTCGACAAGGCGGCTCTCGATAGCAAGGCAGAAGGAGCTGGCACATGAGTCAACGAACGTCATAAACTGTGCGCAGCGACAATCCTCACCTTTCAGAAGCATCActgatcttgatcttggtaACTTCGAGACTCGCGCGGTCCAATAGATACTGCATCACTGTGTCCATGATGCCAAACGGGGAGAAGCGTGCTCTCTGTCGACGGTGCCTCGGATCAAGTCTTGAGTCGAGGATCGGCCGGGCATAGGCCCTGAAAAGTGGCGAGTCGGCGATGTTCATGGCGACTGAACTGATAACTTCTTCGAAGGCAGTCTCGTGCTTTGGTATCTAAACGCAAGACCGGAATCTCCGGACTCAACAGGAGAGGTGAGGTTGGTCTGGAACGACTCGGTCTAGGCAAGTATGATGATTGAAGGCGTTGGTCAAGTTGGAATCTGCGTGCGCGAAGAATCGCAAGAGCGCAAACAACAGGACAGATGGATCCTGAGCAGTGCAGAGTAGACAGCCTGGAAGTGCGAGGCAGGTGCAAACAATGAGCTGAGAGCATGAACCAGCGCCAACCTACATATGAATGTCCACGacccagccatccatccaacatTATGAGCTGTCCTCCTGCATAGCCCATCACTCATCGCGCAAGACATCGACAAGGGCCATCCCATTCGACCCGGAGGCTCCCGTCGTCTCTATACACGTACAGACATGCACCCATGCGCTGAGGTTGGGATACTATCAATGCGCCCTGCAGTTGAACCAACAGGCGCAGACAAGCTTCAGCATGCAGTCAAAGTGGCCTAGCGGGACTAGGATTCACCACCAGATGTTCACTCTTGTGGCTGTGACAACCTCAAAAGGAGTGCCAAGTCTGATTTAATCTGATCTCATGTCAGCTTGCGAATTGGGTACCAAGCCGCGCTCACCATGTTTCCGGATCCTATTGGGTGGTTCGGGACTATTTCTAAATCTGATAGGATCCTATAAGCGGCTATCTCACAACTGAGTTGCTAAGACgagcaaagagaagaaaagaaaagccAAGTTATTCACCGCTATCCTTCAGCTCCCTCAGCTCAGAACATGGCCTGACTTGCACAGCATGGATCTGGTCTTGAAATCATGCCAAGTAGCTCCACCACATACATACATGCAGATGCAGCTGTCTTGCGGGGAAGCATCCgtcaaaagaaaagaaaagacgaAAAGAGATCCTGGGTCTATTTGAGAATGCGCGAAGAAACACAAATGCTAATGATAAAAGGCGTCTCTGGCAGCCTACTAAGGCAGGTATTATCTGTATCCGATCCCACTTGCTCCGTTAAATCATCGTGCAGATTCCCCTCTTACATGAACTGGAACCATCTCGGAAGGAACAACCCGGAGAACAAAAGCCAAACGAGAAAAGAATCAAGAACGCCGCTTACGAGGATGCCTCaggcttcttttcctcttcttcgggcttcttctcttcaacttcgGGTTTTTCGCTAGCCTCTgtcttctcctcagccttctcctcagacttctcctcgacctcgggcttctcgatcttctcctcttcaggcttctcagcctcgacgggctcgggctcaacagcctcaggCTCGTCACCAGCCTCGGCCTTTGTGGACTCAgcaacctcgacctcctcggGGGCGGCCTCGggctcctcatcgtcaaagacgatggcagccttgatggcggacttgttcttgatgctctcaagagcctcacCGAACTGCTCTAGCTTGAAGGTCTTGTTGACGATACCCTTGGTCTTTACCTTGCCAGAGTCGAGGTAGTCAATGGTGGCGGCTGCAACCGGAAGTCAGTATTCGACGGAGAACGGAAATCGAGGCATGACTTACGGAACATGTAGGTCTCGGAGAACGAGCCCAGAATTGTGatctcatcaccaaagaTCTTGGATGGGGGCCAAGAGACACGGTCGGCGTTGGCGTACACGCCGTAGACGACCAGAGTACCACCACGTCGGACATAGTTAATGGAGTCCTCGAGAATTCTGACGGAGCCGGTAGCCTCAACAACTATACAAATGTTAGTTCCGGACTGGCTGTCTATCCAATGCGGACCTACCGATATCAAAGCCATAGgggttctccttcttgagctgagCAAACTGCTCGTCGGGGTTGGATCGTGAAAGCTCGATGTACTGgtcagcagcctcgaggctcttgGCCAGTTCCATCTTCAGACCACCGGGCGCAGCAACGGTGACCTTGCAGCCACCGTTTTGTCGGAGGAGTTGAGCAAGCATCTATAATGCCATTAGCCTTGGGTCAGCGACGACTGTTAAAATTGCGACCTACCAGACCAGTAGGGCCGGCACCGAACATGAGAACATGGGAGCCCAGCTTGGGTCGGATCttctcaaggccatggcaaGCGCAGGAGGCGGGCTCAAGAAGAGTGGCATCGACCCAGGAGAGGTTCTGAATCTTGAAGACCTTGGCCGCAGGATAGGC
Protein-coding sequences here:
- a CDS encoding HECT domain-containing protein, with the protein product MAPWSTRRGSQPNNNSSGDLISRIHNTALHTPTTLNAVYSTALPPTPHGRNFDLSISNANADSSSDDSDFHPSRPPSKPARRPQHTRSMSQPFPSLFSGKKKRQNSVGAPPPDLGFTDDDAAMPRQAPKNHARNPSHTRGGPAGSKDFATGNCMTCGSLVRWPRDLKVFKCTICTTVNDLEPLSADNVTSRTRRDASQGPPGAPQPSPARVPHISIEQTRRLVQQSIRSYLSKKLHRVPKPAHDAQNHSKNRLSFSSRMQAAGHKPVVIDSRQEVSAPSKSPTIHVSHYVFDEEPTLRASAQRTNSAPIARSYSSSYTEKPPVQNILSGDGSKDHHAPPSTTDDSDPKRIFKPLEDYLVACFGSFECINSSFMTHHHRHPPRGGSESTRRRPVAQHEHREQREHRREPSENRQAREQREERSNPQGDEGMWDLDPKLLLLGDFAENGTWWTGSQEEARSRRPPTHRNERSFSSVPAITKTPQMNWGDLMGWYSAVVNTAAGWFVVYEEFSRADDFQPPTARELQSFERDLLQGQEHARRVLLKATEMLLKRPGRPLKDPVDLRFLLILLENPLLYEDQQSFGGILQPDTKPPAAKETRSGKTGTPETGLLSGQHSGIIKRIVGLISNSSVECHNQLITWFARHHPSRFTRTKELASGFLTYRMLRQRDKKREVRVDITAGLIPQMQEGRSGAYLYDEINRSGSSKKTKEPEKKIVYSDDWQIKASSRVLALLFAANNLPHGRRSEDAPPITSKNGTGSSRDAVHSHGQVLPTSDFYNSMIDYTDLIADFENWEARRGKFSFCQYPFLLSIWAKNHILEHDARRQMQSKARDAFFDSIMSRKAINQFLELNVRRDCLVDDSLKAVSEVIGSGSEDIKKGLRITFKGEEGVDAGGLRKEWFLLLVREVFNPDHGMFIYDEDSQHCYFNPNSFETSDQFFLVGVVMGLAIYNSTILDLALPPFAFRKLIASAPTQGTGASSHPRPPMRYTLEDLAEYRPGLARGLRQLLEYEGNVEETFALDFVIETEKYGTTVEVPLCPGGERIPVTNNNRREYVDLYVRYIIDVSVTRQFEPFKRGFYTVCGGNALSLFRPEEIELLVRGSDEALDIDSLRGVAEYDNWGSKKPDGSEPVIDWFWETFKAATPEDQRKLLLFITGSDRIPAMGAAVLPIKISCLGEDEGRFPIARTCFNMLSLSRYESKKRLEKLLWTAVRESEGFGLK